TCGTCCGGCGCGTCAGGGCCGTTGGCGGAACCACGACGAGGGCGGCCCTGCGCATGAGGTGCAAGGCTTTGAGCCCTTTGAGACTGGTGCTGCGTGCAGTTTGCCCGGCGCCGATAAAGGAAACGATTTGAATTTGTTTGAAGAAATGGGCCTGCCCAGCGGTTTGGTCCGCAAGCTGGCCGCGCAAGGCATCTCCGAGCCAACCCCGATCCAGAGCCACGCGATTCCGCACGCGCTCAACGGGCATGACGTGATGGGCCTTGCCCAGACCGGCACGGGCAAGACGGCGGCGTTTGGTTTGCCACTGATTGCGCGTATGATGGAAGAAGACACACGCCCCGGCCCCAAGATGGTTGGTAGCCTGATCCTCGCGCCCACGCGCGAATTGGCAGGACAGATCCGCGACACGCTTTTGCCTTTGGTGCGCGACACGCCGATGAAGATCGGTGTGGTGGTCGGTGGGCAATCGATCAACGTGCAGATCAAGCGCCTTGAGAAGGGCACGCATATCCTCGTGGCCACGCCGGGCCGCTTGCTGGACCTGCTGGATCGCCGGGCGCTGCGCCTTGATGAGGCGAAGTTTCTGGTGTTGGATGAGGCGGATCAGATGCTCGATCTGGGCTTTATCCACGCGCTGCGCAAGATTGCCGGGATGCTGCCAAAAGAGCGTCAGACGATGCTTTTTTCGGCCACCATGCCCAAACAGATGGAAGAGATCGCCGCGAGCTATCTCACCCATCCCAAGCGCGTGCAGGTCGCCCCTCCGGGCAAGGCTGCCGACAAGGTCACGCAAGCCGTGCATTTCATCGCCAAGGCGGAAAAGCCAAACTTGCTGATTGAGCTTCTGGCCAAGCACAAGGATGAGCTTGCACTGGTCTTTGGGCGCACGAAGCATGGCTCGGACAAGCTGGCCCGCAAGCTTGAAAGTGCTGGCTTCTCCGTGGCCGCGATCCATGGCAACAAAAGCCAAGGACAGCGTGACCGTGCGCTCAAAGCATTCCGCGATGGTCAGGTGAAGGTGCTTGTGGCCACGGATGTGGCGGCACGCGGTCTCGATATTCCGGATGTGAAACATGTCTACAACTTCGATCTGCCCAACGTGCCCGAGAATTACGTCCACCGCATTGGTCGCACGGCCCGCGCGGGCAAGGATGGCGCGGCTATCGCATTTTGCAGCCCCGATGAGATGGGCGAATTGAAAGACATCCAGAAGGTTCTGGGCACCAGCATCCCCGTTGTTTCGGGGCGGCCCTGGGCCGATCTGCCTGATCCTACGGCCAAGCCCAAGGGCCGTGGTCCGGGCGGCGGTGGCGGCAATCGACGCGGGCGCGGTGGCAAAGGTGGTGGCGGCCAAGGGGGCGGCGGTGGCCAATCCCAAGGCGCCGGCCCCGGTGGCGGTGGTGGCAACCGGCGTCGGCGCGGTGGCGGCGGTGGACGCTCTGGTGCTAAGGCCGCGTAATCTGCGAATGTTACAGTG
The nucleotide sequence above comes from Roseovarius carneus. Encoded proteins:
- a CDS encoding DEAD/DEAH box helicase — protein: MNLFEEMGLPSGLVRKLAAQGISEPTPIQSHAIPHALNGHDVMGLAQTGTGKTAAFGLPLIARMMEEDTRPGPKMVGSLILAPTRELAGQIRDTLLPLVRDTPMKIGVVVGGQSINVQIKRLEKGTHILVATPGRLLDLLDRRALRLDEAKFLVLDEADQMLDLGFIHALRKIAGMLPKERQTMLFSATMPKQMEEIAASYLTHPKRVQVAPPGKAADKVTQAVHFIAKAEKPNLLIELLAKHKDELALVFGRTKHGSDKLARKLESAGFSVAAIHGNKSQGQRDRALKAFRDGQVKVLVATDVAARGLDIPDVKHVYNFDLPNVPENYVHRIGRTARAGKDGAAIAFCSPDEMGELKDIQKVLGTSIPVVSGRPWADLPDPTAKPKGRGPGGGGGNRRGRGGKGGGGQGGGGGQSQGAGPGGGGGNRRRRGGGGGRSGAKAA